A portion of the Maniola hyperantus chromosome 24, iAphHyp1.2, whole genome shotgun sequence genome contains these proteins:
- the Nelf-A gene encoding negative elongation factor A, translating into MANVRDSDTSLWLHNKLGTSNDSWTTGSICTQLNAEVLKNIKDCFPDLQTQVKLKLLLSFFHIPRRNVEEWRNELEEIIEVAAVDSDLWVAMLAEVLKTFPSAGTLNTEIAEFDETRPIFSDMIGELRRALAKHSDLGLLPLECLYLNKNALVSVVGQQPNPVKHFTLKRKPKSVALRSELLAKAAEVQANQKKAQAPTVPVRSRGMPRKMTDTTPLKGLPSRWAARTGARVPPIIRPPPRTGIKLLDIAEQPATHAQIKKRRKLEMEEGAKKAPPAAPASPPPDYAKGLNYQVPKVEDAPPPATSTEPVAEAAEPTNEVDTPPSPPPAQPAPPLLVQQGTGAKPIVIGQQQKLLIAGQAGGKPVLLSAQNLLNTSAVILQGGGKAVLLQNIKPMTQQVVQQTPQPIQHQIAHPVQIQQPVQQVPVAAVQPQPQQQPQPQPQPQPQQAQQPLLPRRGLSLTREQMMEAQDMFRNANRVTRPEKALILGFMAGSRDNPCPNLGNIVTIKLSENIENVLQSDDTYLTMLSEMHFQMNYNNGQWTRLKKYRHIDGMVPQKIPPGSTVIAANNQQPVVSIANQSVS; encoded by the exons ATGGCGAACGTTCGTGATAGCGACACATCGTTGTGGCTCCACAATAAACTCGGAACATCGAATGATTCTTGGACAACGGGCTCAATTTGTACACAATTAAACGCCGAAGTTTTAAAAAACATCAAGGATTGTTTTCCAGATCTCCAAACACaagtgaaattaaaattattgctaAGTTTCTTTCATATCCCGCGCAGAAATGTTGAAGAG TGGCGAAATGAGTTGGAAGAAATCATTGAAGTTGCCGCAGTGGATTCTGATCTCTGGGTTGCCATGCTCGCGGAGGTCCTCAAAACGTTTCCCTCAGCCGGAACACTTAATACAGAGATAGCAGAGTTTGATGAGACAAGGCCCATCTTCAGTGATATGATTGGAGAGCTCCGGAGAGCATTAGCCAAACATTCAGACCTTGGACTGTTACCACTTGAGTGCctatatttaaacaaaaatgccTTAGTGTCTGTG GTAGGGCAACAACCCAACCCAGTCAAGCACTTTACACTAAAACGTAAACCTAAGTCAGTGGCATTAAGGAGTGAGCTGCTAGCCAAAGCAGCTGAAGTCCAAGCCAACCAGAAGAAAGCGCAAGCACCAACTGTGCCTGTGCGCAGCCGCGGCATGCCTAGGAAAATGACTGATACTA CACCCCTCAAAGGCCTACCTTCCCGATGGGCGGCGCGCACGGGAGCTCGCGTGCCCCCCATAATACGTCCTCCGCCGCGCACGGGCATCAAGCTACTAGATATCGCTGAACAACCCGCCACGCATGCACAGATCAAGAAACGGAGAAAGCTGG AAATGGAGGAGGGCGCAAAGAAAGccccgcccgccgcgcccgcgtCGCCGCCGCCTGATTACGCCAAAGGCCTCAACTATCAGGTCCCTAAAGTGGAAGACGCGCCGCCTC CCGCCACGAGCACGGAACCCGTTGCGGAAGCGGCGGAGCCGACCAACGAAGTGGACACCCCGCCCTCCCCGCCGCCTGCGCAACCCGCTCCCCCTCTATTAGTGCAACAG GGTACTGGTGCAAAGCCAATAGTAATAGGCCAGCAGCAGAAACTCCTTATAGCGGGCCAGGCGGGCGGCAAGCCAGTGCTATTGTCAGCTCAGAACTTGCTCAACACTTCCGCGGTTATCCTGCAGGGCGGCGGCAAGGCGGTACTGCTGCAGAACATCAAACCT ATGACGCAGCAGGTGGTACAACAGACGCCGCAGCCCATTCAACACCAAATAGCGCATCCC GTGCAAATCCAACAACCCGTGCAGCAAGTACCCGTGGCAGCGGTGCAGCCGCAACCGCAACAGCAGCCGCAACCGCAACCACAGCCGCAACCGCAGCAAGCGCAACAGCCGCTATTGCCGCGTAGAGGCCTATCTCTTACG CGCGAACAAATGATGGAAGCTCAGGACATGTTCCGCAACGCAAACCGCGTCACGAGGCCCGAGAAGGCGCTCATACTCGGCTTTATGGCTGGCTCTAGAG ATAACCCGTGTCCGAACCTCGGCAACATAGTCACAATCAAGCTGTCGGAGAACATAGAGAACGTCCTACAGTCCGACGACACGtacctcacgatgttatctGAGATGCACTTCCAGATGAACTACAACAACGGACAGTGGACCCGTCTCAAGAAGTATAGGCACATTGATGGAATG GTTCCACAGAAGATCCCACCGGGTTCGACCGTCATAGCGGCCAACAACCAGCAACCAGTTGTGTCTATTGCCAACCAAAGTGTCAGTTAA
- the LOC117993686 gene encoding leucine-rich repeat-containing protein 27-like: MSDVFLQTSLYEEDLNEDTILDLSSQDLVSVPEINNEFLSVLYLQNNKLKTLPEEFFPSLPNLKWLDLRNNQLTDIPKSVKDHLFLTHILLQNNKLTTLPNELGTVTSLKVLQLSGNPLMYPPRDVIKAGTESILKFLNEKYIEEVFEESRSYVSDKASTSECLDKLGLVARSYNSVIDGPRIAQHKTLSVQFSERDYIDGEEELYGRTKEKCPKLAKSRTKTFPPYCQSAKYLRPVVVAPKKEQDEKILERLLTQAALKKQKDVIAKRDKILQDKRNIELLKNWRKNYRHRQLILSLEDNKYKLIAKSYPYDTNPEYMTLLTREDIEKDLPDKYKKRLNRKPKPTVPRKSNNDVHLAMKIKELFENLEAIDLNREAMSPRTEQKVLLEEIEKISEIKQKLMELSTTNSRSVSADI, translated from the exons ATGTCTGATGTTTTCTTGCAAACTTCGTTATACGAGGAGGATCTCAATGAAGACACGATCCTTGATCTGTCGTCACAAGATTTAGTTTCTGTGCCAGAAATCAATAATGAATTTTTAAGT GTCCTCtatttacaaaacaataaattaaaaactctgCCTGAGGAGTTTTTCCCCTCCTTACCAAATTTAAAATGGCTTGATTTAAGGAACAACCAACTCACAGACATTCCGAAATCAGTTAAAGATCATCTTTTTCTTACTCACATTTTACTACAAAACAATAAACTCACTACTCTACCCAATGAATTAGGTACAGTGACAAGTTTAAAAGTGCTTCAATTGAGCGGAAATCCGTTGATGTACCCTCCGAGAGATGTGATAAAGGCGGGAACGGAGAGTATTTTGAAGTTCCTGAATGAAAAATACATCGAGGAAGTGTTCGAAGAATCGAGGTCTTATGTCTCAGACAAGGCAAGTACCAGCGAATGTTTGGATAAGTTAGGTCTGGTGGCTCGGAGTTACAACTCAGTTATAGACGGCCCGAGAATTGCACAACACAAAACATTGTCCGTACAGTTTAGTGAGAGAGACTATATTGACGGAGAAGAAGAACTATATGGTAGAACGAAAGAGAAATGCCCCAAACTAGCCAAAAGTAGAACTAAAACGTTCCCGCCGTACTGCCAGAGTGCTAAATATCTTCGGCCAGTGGTGGTTGCTCCTAAAAAAGAGCAAGACGAGAAAATATTAGAAAGGCTACTCACACAAGCGGCTTTGAAAAAACAAAAAGATGTTATTGCAAAACGGGATAAAATTTTACAAGACAAGAG AAACATCGAGCTCTTGAAAAACTGGCGCAAAAACTACAGACACCGACAGCTGATTCTTTCGTTAGAGGACAATAAATACAAACTCATTGCTAAAAGTTACCCCTACGACACAAACCCCGAATACATGACGCTCCTAACACGCGAGGACATAGAAAAAGATCTACCCGATAAATACAAGAAACGGTTGAATAGAAAGCCTAAACCGACTGTACCGAGGAAGAGTAACAATGATGTACATCTAGCTATGAAGATAAAGGAGTTGTTTGAGAATCTGGAAGCTATTGATTTGAATAGGGAGGCCATGTCACCAAGGACTGAACAGAAAGTGCTTTTGGAGGAGATAGAAAAG ATATCggaaattaaacaaaaattgatGGAGCTCTCGACTACAAACTCAAGATCAGTTTCAGCAGATATTTAG